A window from Sinanaerobacter sp. ZZT-01 encodes these proteins:
- the carA gene encoding glutamine-hydrolyzing carbamoyl-phosphate synthase small subunit: protein MKGLLYLEDGSIFQGEGFGFPKTSVGELVFNTSMTGYQEILTDPSYAGQIINFTYPLIGNYGIAESENESEKIHAFGAIAKHICFHPSNYKSVDTIDQWLFHQKVPGLFEMDTRAITRKIRKFGSMKCVLSNEGISIAQAKKLCDQTTLTQDYMKTAGTKDMVHIRGNGPKVCILDLGIKSSILEELKKRECDLYLFPYKTTAEQLMSVKPDGLFLSNGPGNPQEADEAIREIQKLLSVLPIFGICMGHQLLAHAVGGSTYKMKYGHRGANHGVFDKDTGCSSITSQNHGFAVDPESILLTGMEISHINLNDRTMEGMRHRSLPIFSVQFHPEASPGPNDSSYLFDRFVTLMKGDKLYA, encoded by the coding sequence ATGAAGGGTTTATTATATCTAGAAGACGGAAGCATATTCCAAGGGGAAGGATTTGGATTCCCAAAAACTTCAGTTGGGGAATTAGTATTCAACACTTCAATGACCGGTTATCAGGAAATTCTCACCGATCCCTCCTATGCCGGGCAAATCATTAATTTTACATATCCTCTAATCGGAAATTATGGTATTGCCGAATCGGAAAACGAATCGGAAAAAATCCATGCATTCGGTGCAATTGCAAAGCATATTTGCTTTCACCCCTCCAATTATAAATCTGTTGATACCATTGACCAGTGGCTTTTTCATCAAAAAGTTCCTGGTCTTTTTGAAATGGATACCAGAGCGATCACTCGAAAAATCCGAAAATTTGGGTCGATGAAATGTGTCTTGAGCAATGAAGGAATCTCAATTGCACAAGCAAAGAAACTATGCGATCAAACAACGCTTACACAAGATTATATGAAGACTGCCGGCACAAAAGACATGGTGCATATTAGAGGAAATGGTCCAAAGGTCTGCATATTGGACCTTGGTATAAAATCCAGTATATTGGAAGAGCTGAAAAAAAGAGAATGTGATCTTTATTTATTTCCCTATAAAACAACAGCGGAGCAGCTTATGTCCGTTAAGCCTGATGGCTTGTTTCTGAGCAATGGTCCCGGAAATCCACAGGAGGCTGACGAAGCCATCCGTGAAATTCAGAAACTGCTTTCGGTGCTTCCTATCTTTGGAATTTGTATGGGACACCAGCTTCTAGCACACGCAGTCGGCGGAAGTACGTACAAGATGAAGTACGGACACCGCGGTGCAAACCACGGTGTTTTTGATAAAGATACAGGATGCAGCAGCATTACTTCTCAAAATCACGGCTTTGCTGTTGATCCAGAAAGCATCTTGCTTACAGGAATGGAAATCTCACATATTAATTTGAATGACCGCACGATGGAAGGAATGCGCCACCGAAGCTTACCAATCTTTTCCGTACAATTTCATCCAGAAGCTTCACCCGGTCCGAATGACAGTTCCTACCTATTCGACCGTTTCGTCACACTAATGAAAGGAGACAAACTTTATGCCTAA
- the carB gene encoding carbamoyl-phosphate synthase (glutamine-hydrolyzing) large subunit has product MPKNLSLKKILILGSGPIIIGQAAEFDYSGTQACKAIREEGIETVLVNSNPATIMTDPGIADRVYLEPLKLEFLEKIIEKEQPDGILAGFGGQTALNLAMHLADKGILKKYNVSLLGVNQESIQKAEDREEFRQLMLTIDEPIPPSIIATSLEECETFAEKVGYPLIIRPAYTLGGTGGGFANNNEELKVQCQIGMENSSIGQILLEKSVAGWKEIEYEVMRDAKDNCIIICNMENFDPVGVHTGDSIVVAPSQTLRDTEYQMLRNASLKIIRSLKIEGGCNIQFALDPKSNHYIVIEVNPRVSRSSALASKAAGYPIAKIAAKIALGYHLDELKNYVTGDTSACFEPTLDYCVVKVPTWPFDKFQTASRKLGTQMKATGEVMAISNSFENALLKALTSFDNKNNGLRIPWIQALPKKELSTMLSVPNDQRIYALAEALRRDTTIDALHEQTEIDTWFLTALKRITDMEQTLAASPLTPKLMLEAEAMGFTDQEIKDLSKLHRAAMQDIRIYNDIFPVYKMVDTCGGEFECHTPYYYSCFDKEDESQISDQKKVLVIGSGPIRIGQGIEFDYCCVHGIWALQNAGYEAIMINNNPETVSTDFDTSDKLYFESLHMDDVMNVIKKERPEGVIVQFGGQTSLNLAQRLAERSIHILGTSYASIDLAEDREKFSCLLKELGIPTPKGFSVTTIGQAFSAASQLQYPLMVRPSYVIGGRAMQVVYNDAELEKYLREAVSLSTEHPVLIDRYIQGKEIEVDAISDGEDILIPGIMEHIEKTGVHSGDSISVYPPYTLSEDIISALTAYTEKISRALGVKGLINIQYAYDGKEIYVIEVNPRASRTVPILSKVTGIPMVKLAVDVMLGSKLEDMRFGTGLFKNRALHAVKIPVFSSEKLADMDVALGPEMRSTGEVLGIDSEFSDAVYKGFLASGVLIPKKGNLYISLRDSEKTEFSADIIKEYRAHGFSVSGSEGTVNFLNQHRIPASILSEEEVLLAIQNKNMALVVNVPEHLNDPQSGAFHIRRKATDCHVPVLTCMDTVKAFLLAIKIEQQEKRKSSIKVQALEAYLS; this is encoded by the coding sequence ATGCCTAAAAATTTAAGCTTAAAAAAAATACTGATACTCGGCTCCGGTCCAATCATAATCGGGCAAGCTGCCGAATTCGATTATTCCGGTACCCAAGCATGTAAGGCCATTCGGGAGGAAGGAATTGAAACAGTATTGGTCAACAGCAATCCGGCTACTATTATGACTGATCCCGGTATCGCAGATCGAGTTTATCTCGAGCCTCTCAAATTAGAATTCCTAGAAAAGATTATTGAAAAGGAACAACCAGACGGGATTCTTGCCGGATTCGGCGGGCAGACGGCCTTAAATCTCGCTATGCACCTTGCAGATAAAGGTATTTTAAAAAAATATAATGTGTCTCTCCTAGGTGTCAATCAAGAAAGCATTCAAAAAGCAGAAGATCGCGAAGAATTTCGGCAACTGATGCTTACTATTGATGAGCCAATTCCTCCAAGCATCATTGCAACAAGCTTAGAAGAATGTGAAACATTTGCTGAGAAAGTAGGTTACCCTTTGATCATTCGACCTGCCTATACCCTAGGAGGTACCGGCGGTGGTTTTGCAAATAACAATGAGGAATTAAAGGTTCAATGTCAAATTGGAATGGAGAACAGCAGTATTGGACAAATCCTTCTTGAGAAATCTGTAGCAGGATGGAAGGAAATTGAATATGAGGTAATGCGGGATGCTAAGGATAATTGTATCATTATCTGCAATATGGAAAATTTTGATCCGGTCGGTGTTCACACCGGAGACAGCATTGTCGTGGCTCCGTCTCAAACACTACGGGATACCGAATATCAAATGTTGCGGAATGCTTCTTTAAAAATCATCCGCAGTTTAAAAATTGAAGGTGGCTGTAACATACAGTTTGCTTTAGATCCAAAAAGTAACCATTACATCGTCATAGAAGTAAATCCGAGAGTCAGCCGTTCCTCCGCACTCGCTTCCAAGGCTGCTGGTTATCCGATCGCAAAGATCGCTGCAAAAATCGCCCTTGGCTATCATCTTGATGAGTTGAAAAATTATGTGACAGGTGATACGAGTGCTTGCTTTGAACCAACCTTGGATTACTGCGTCGTAAAAGTTCCGACATGGCCCTTTGATAAATTTCAAACTGCTTCCAGAAAACTAGGAACACAGATGAAAGCAACGGGTGAAGTTATGGCAATCAGCAATTCCTTTGAAAATGCACTCTTGAAAGCCTTAACATCCTTTGATAATAAGAACAACGGTCTTCGCATACCATGGATTCAAGCACTTCCCAAAAAAGAACTCTCAACCATGCTATCCGTTCCCAATGACCAGCGCATTTATGCTTTGGCGGAAGCTCTTCGAAGAGATACGACCATCGATGCCCTTCATGAACAAACAGAGATAGACACTTGGTTTTTAACCGCTCTCAAACGAATCACTGACATGGAACAAACCCTTGCTGCCTCCCCTCTTACTCCAAAACTGATGCTTGAAGCAGAAGCAATGGGCTTTACCGATCAGGAAATAAAAGATTTATCGAAGCTTCATCGTGCTGCCATGCAGGATATAAGGATCTACAATGATATCTTCCCTGTATATAAAATGGTCGATACCTGCGGAGGAGAATTTGAATGCCATACACCATATTATTATTCTTGCTTTGATAAAGAAGATGAAAGTCAAATCAGCGATCAAAAAAAGGTGCTCGTCATCGGTTCTGGACCGATTCGTATCGGGCAGGGAATTGAGTTTGACTACTGCTGTGTTCATGGTATATGGGCATTACAAAATGCCGGATACGAAGCGATTATGATTAATAACAATCCGGAAACAGTCAGCACTGATTTTGATACTTCCGATAAACTTTATTTTGAATCGCTTCATATGGATGATGTCATGAATGTGATAAAAAAAGAACGCCCGGAAGGCGTCATCGTACAATTTGGAGGCCAAACCTCACTTAATTTGGCACAGCGTTTGGCAGAACGCAGCATTCATATCCTTGGCACAAGCTATGCTTCCATCGACCTTGCGGAAGACCGGGAAAAATTCAGCTGCCTTTTAAAAGAACTGGGCATTCCAACTCCAAAAGGCTTTTCTGTCACAACAATTGGGCAGGCATTTTCCGCAGCTTCCCAATTACAATACCCGCTGATGGTTCGTCCTTCCTATGTTATAGGCGGAAGAGCAATGCAAGTTGTATACAATGATGCGGAGCTTGAAAAATATTTGCGAGAAGCAGTCTCCCTCTCCACTGAACATCCGGTTCTGATCGACCGCTACATTCAGGGAAAAGAAATTGAAGTCGACGCCATTTCTGACGGCGAAGACATCCTAATCCCGGGAATTATGGAACACATCGAAAAAACAGGCGTTCATTCTGGCGACAGCATTTCTGTCTATCCACCATATACGCTTTCGGAAGATATAATCAGCGCATTAACCGCCTATACAGAAAAAATCTCAAGGGCATTAGGCGTCAAAGGGCTTATCAATATTCAATATGCATATGACGGAAAAGAAATTTATGTTATTGAAGTAAATCCACGTGCATCACGGACTGTACCGATTTTGAGCAAAGTAACTGGAATTCCAATGGTAAAGCTTGCTGTTGATGTTATGCTCGGCAGCAAACTAGAGGATATGAGGTTCGGAACTGGTCTTTTTAAAAACCGAGCACTTCATGCGGTTAAAATCCCCGTTTTTTCCAGCGAAAAGCTTGCTGATATGGACGTTGCTCTAGGACCGGAAATGCGATCAACCGGAGAAGTACTTGGGATTGATTCCGAATTTTCCGATGCGGTTTACAAAGGGTTTCTTGCCTCTGGTGTTCTGATTCCAAAGAAAGGCAATTTGTACATCTCCCTTCGTGACAGTGAAAAAACGGAATTTTCGGCTGATATAATAAAGGAATACCGTGCACATGGTTTTTCTGTTTCTGGCTCAGAAGGAACGGTCAACTTCTTAAATCAGCATAGGATACCGGCTTCTATTCTTTCCGAGGAAGAAGTGCTTTTAGCTATACAAAACAAAAACATGGCTCTCGTTGTAAATGTTCCTGAGCATCTAAATGATCCACAGAGCGGTGCTTTTCATATACGTAGAAAAGCAACCGACTGCCATGTTCCCGTTCTTACCTGCATGGATACGGTAAAAGCTTTTCTTCTAGCTATCAAAATTGAACAGCAGGAGAAAAGAAAATCATCCATAAAAGTACAGGCTTTAGAAGCGTATCTCTCCTAA
- a CDS encoding class I SAM-dependent RNA methyltransferase, which translates to MAKLELIATATFGLESVVKREIEALGFKIIKSEDAKITYIGDERAIVTSNIWLRCADRVLLKMGEFKADSFEELFQQTKALPWETWITEDAKFTVTGTSVKSKLHSVPACQSIVKKAIVEKLKETYACEQFAETGAEYTIKVTILKDRVTITIDTSGAGLHKRGYRVKDVAAPIKETLASALVQLSFWKAGRLLVDPFCGSGTIAIEAAMLARNIAPGLQRKFAAEQWSGIEETLWKEERKKAFSAIDYNAEVRITASDINPTAIKAAMANAEEAGVDDCISFSVQPVAEVKATEQYGIMIGNPPYGERIGEKEEIQKIYKDLRKFFTENPTWSLYLVTSDKEFEPQFRKEAADRRRKLYNGRIETCYYQYYGDKPPKKQL; encoded by the coding sequence TTGGCAAAATTGGAATTGATTGCAACCGCAACCTTTGGACTGGAATCGGTGGTAAAAAGAGAAATTGAGGCTCTTGGATTTAAGATTATAAAATCAGAAGACGCAAAAATCACATATATAGGAGATGAGAGAGCCATTGTGACATCAAATATATGGCTGCGGTGTGCGGATCGTGTTCTATTAAAAATGGGCGAGTTTAAAGCAGATTCATTTGAAGAACTGTTTCAACAAACAAAGGCACTCCCTTGGGAGACGTGGATTACAGAAGATGCAAAGTTTACCGTAACAGGGACTTCGGTAAAGTCAAAGCTGCATAGCGTTCCGGCCTGTCAATCGATTGTAAAAAAGGCGATTGTCGAAAAATTGAAGGAAACCTATGCTTGTGAACAGTTTGCAGAGACCGGGGCAGAATATACAATTAAGGTTACAATCTTAAAAGACAGAGTAACGATTACGATTGATACGAGTGGAGCGGGGTTGCACAAGCGAGGATACCGGGTTAAAGATGTGGCAGCACCAATTAAGGAAACGTTAGCATCCGCCCTGGTGCAATTGTCATTTTGGAAAGCCGGGAGGCTTCTGGTCGATCCGTTTTGCGGTTCTGGTACCATTGCTATTGAAGCAGCGATGCTAGCACGAAATATTGCACCGGGCTTGCAGCGAAAGTTTGCAGCAGAGCAGTGGAGCGGCATTGAAGAAACCTTATGGAAAGAAGAGCGGAAAAAGGCATTTTCGGCAATTGACTACAATGCTGAAGTGCGGATTACAGCTTCGGATATAAACCCTACTGCGATAAAAGCAGCTATGGCAAATGCCGAAGAGGCTGGTGTTGATGACTGTATTTCTTTTTCAGTTCAGCCTGTGGCAGAGGTTAAGGCAACAGAGCAATACGGAATTATGATAGGAAACCCTCCATACGGAGAACGAATTGGAGAAAAAGAAGAGATCCAAAAAATTTACAAGGACCTTCGGAAATTCTTTACGGAAAATCCGACATGGTCCCTGTATTTGGTTACTTCAGATAAAGAATTTGAACCTCAATTCAGAAAAGAAGCAGCAGACAGACGGCGTAAGCTCTATAACGGAAGAATTGAGACTTGTTACTACCAGTATTATGGGGATAAACCACCGAAGAAACAGTTATAA